The Leadbetterella byssophila DSM 17132 DNA window AAGTTCGGAAGATATGAGACTTTACGTAGAAAATGAAAAACATGACGGATATATCCGTGACAACTGCCTTTTCCGTGAGGAGATAGATATCTACGACAAGATGTCTGCCCAAATCAAGTACAAGAGCAATACAGTGGTCAACTACTCTCTGACAACATACTCTCCATTTGAAGGTTGGAGAATAGCTTTTAATGGGCAGAAAGGCAGAATAGAAGCTTGGCTTGATATTCCATGGCTAAAAGGAGAAAATATAGATCAAGAAAAACTTCATGCCTTAGAAATGGATCAAGGTCACAAAGAGGGACAAAATGTAGAACCTTTAATCCTCTACAGAAACTGGGAAAACTATGAAGTAGTGAATGTGATCTCAGAAAAAGCCGGACATGGAGGGGGAGACAGGAGATTGCAAGATAAAATCTTTTTAAACCCTAATGCAGATGATCCTTATAGGCATTCAGCGGGATTGAGAGATGGAGTAATGTCCATTATGATAGGGATTGCCGCCCGTAAATCTATACAGAGCGGCAAACCCATTAAGATCTCTGATCTAACAGATGTATTATAAATACTTGCTAAAACTCTCTAGGAATCTTTCAGCGTCTGCTTTCTTCAATGCCAATGAAGGGAGCAGACGTATAATATGAGCGCCTGCCACTCCGGTAAAGATGTGATCTTGTTCCAATAGTGCTTTCCGGATGGGGCCTACGGCTTGCTCTAATTCTATACCTATCATCAAACCTCTACCCCTCACTTCTTTGATATTAGACATCTTTTTAAGTTCGTCCAATAAGAAGGAGCCTACGTTAGAGGCATTTTCAACTAACTTCTCCTCATTGATAACATCTAAAACGGCAATACCTGCCGCACAAGCCAAGTGATTTCCACCGAAAGTAGTACCTAACATACCGTGCTTAGATTCAAATTTAGGAGAAATCAAAATACCGCCTATTGGGAATCCATTACCCATACCTTTAGCCATGGAAACTATGTCCGGTTGCACTCCACTATATTGGAAAGAGAAGAATTTACCACTTCTACCGTAACCGCATTGAACAGAGTCATGAATCATTACTGCTCCATGTGCATCACAAGCCTCTCTGATGGTTTTCAAGAACTCGTCTGTGGCCACCTGAATACCTCCTACTCCTTGTATACCTTCCACAATTACAGCACAAGTTTCCTCATTTACTGCTGCTTTCACCGCTTCGACATCATTGAATGGCAAGAACTCTACATGTTCAGCGAAGTTTAATGCCGCCCTGATACTAGGGTTATCTGTCACCGCTACGGCAGCTGAAGTTCTGCCATGAAAGGCTTTCTTGAAAGCGATAACCTTTTTCCTTCCATTATGGAAAGAGGCTAGTTTCAAAGCATTTTCATTTGCTTCTGCTCCGGAGTTTACCAGGAACAATCTAAAGTCCTCTAAACCTGCAGTTTTCCCTAATTTCTCTGCTAATTCTTGTTGCAAAGGAATTTCAACAGAGTTAGAATAGAAAGCCAATTTAGAAAGCTGATCACTTACCTTCTGAACATAATAAGGATGAGAGTGACCAATAGAAATCACGGCATGGCCACCATAAAGATCCAGGTATTCCTGACCTTCTTTGTCCCAAATGGTAGTTCCTAAAGCCTTCACAGGCTCAATATGATTGATGGGATAGACATCAAATAATTTCATCTCAGAAAGATATGGTTTTAAGTTGTAAGCCTGCTTTTTCTTCTAATCCGAACATGAGGTTCATGTTTTGAACCGCTTGACCGGATGCCCCTTTTACAAGGTTATCAATGATAGAGGTAATCAGAAGTTTATCTCCCTCCTTTTGCAATTCTATTATACACTTATTTGAATTTACGACTTGCTTTACGTCTATAGGACTAGCCGATAAATGCACGAAAGGGTGAGAAGCATAGTACTCTTGATAAGCTTCAACAGCCTCCTCTAGACTTCCTTCATATCTAAAATAGACGTTAGCCATAATGCCTCGAGTAAAGTTTCCTCTATAAGGAATAAAGTTGACCTCTTCAGAAAATCCAGTTTGCAACCGGCCTAAGCTCTGTTTTATTTCCTTTAAATGTTGATGCGTAAATGCCTTGTAAATGGAAATATTATTATTTCTCCAGGAGAAATGCGTAGAGGCACTCAAAGCCTGTCCGGCACCTGTGGAGCCTGTTACCGCAGAGACGTGCACCTCACCCAGTTTACCAAGATTGGCCATAGGAAGTAAAGCCAATTGGATAGCCGTAGCAAAACAACCCGGATTAGCTAACCTTTGAGCCGTTTTGATTCTGTCTCTATTTAATTCCGGCAAGCCATACACAAATCCTTCTGATTCATCCCTAAAATCGGTGCTCAAATCAATGATCTTAACATGAGAAGGAATATCATGTTCGCTCAAAAACTTTTTCGACTGCCCATGACCTGAACAAAGGAAGATCACGTCCACTTCGTGGAAGGGGAAATCAGCAGTAAATACCAGATCAGTATCTCCCAGCAAATCCGTATGAGTAACATAAACAGGTTTGCCGGCCTGACTCTGTGAATTGGCAAATACAAGCTCTGCCTGAGGATGATGGATGAGAATCCGTAGAAGCTCGCCACCGGTGTAACCGGCCGCCCCTATGATTCCTACTTTAATGGAACGCATGTTAAATGGAATAATTTCTGGAACTGGCTTATCGTCGGTGTCCGCTTCGAGGGGGCAATATGTAGCAGAATAAGTTCAATTCCGGTGACTAGAAGTATGGTACAAAAGTACAGATTAAAACCTTATCTTGTAGGAAATTCTTGTAATTTTCACTATATGAAAGAAATTAATAAGTGCACTTTCGCTGTACCTGCCCATTTACACTTTATTTTTACATTTGAAATTTAATAAACCTTATGAATTGGCTACAGATTGTCTGGGACGTTTCCCCCATCATATTTAAACTAGGCAGCTTTGAAATCCGCTGGTATGGCCTCTGTTTTGCATTAGGATTTGTTATTGGCTATCAAATCATTGCCTGGGCTTTTAAGATTGAGAAGAAGGATAG harbors:
- a CDS encoding aspartate aminotransferase family protein, encoding MKLFDVYPINHIEPVKALGTTIWDKEGQEYLDLYGGHAVISIGHSHPYYVQKVSDQLSKLAFYSNSVEIPLQQELAEKLGKTAGLEDFRLFLVNSGAEANENALKLASFHNGRKKVIAFKKAFHGRTSAAVAVTDNPSIRAALNFAEHVEFLPFNDVEAVKAAVNEETCAVIVEGIQGVGGIQVATDEFLKTIREACDAHGAVMIHDSVQCGYGRSGKFFSFQYSGVQPDIVSMAKGMGNGFPIGGILISPKFESKHGMLGTTFGGNHLACAAGIAVLDVINEEKLVENASNVGSFLLDELKKMSNIKEVRGRGLMIGIELEQAVGPIRKALLEQDHIFTGVAGAHIIRLLPSLALKKADAERFLESFSKYL
- the argC gene encoding N-acetyl-gamma-glutamyl-phosphate reductase, with the protein product MRSIKVGIIGAAGYTGGELLRILIHHPQAELVFANSQSQAGKPVYVTHTDLLGDTDLVFTADFPFHEVDVIFLCSGHGQSKKFLSEHDIPSHVKIIDLSTDFRDESEGFVYGLPELNRDRIKTAQRLANPGCFATAIQLALLPMANLGKLGEVHVSAVTGSTGAGQALSASTHFSWRNNNISIYKAFTHQHLKEIKQSLGRLQTGFSEEVNFIPYRGNFTRGIMANVYFRYEGSLEEAVEAYQEYYASHPFVHLSASPIDVKQVVNSNKCIIELQKEGDKLLITSIIDNLVKGASGQAVQNMNLMFGLEEKAGLQLKTISF